One window from the genome of Diospyros lotus cultivar Yz01 chromosome 11, ASM1463336v1, whole genome shotgun sequence encodes:
- the LOC127812454 gene encoding uncharacterized protein LOC127812454 isoform X3, which translates to MAATANPALLSYRNPKSLFSSTTKRDSASPPSRTKISGGGGGGRPSATVKCANNPEQGEAGGGGSLKEVLAGMVDDRVEQLLNREENRVLLDDLEKASDRVEAAKRELAEIQRQESEAKQIRDYINQLESRTSQIAECQREISEARAMVEEAERSLDIDGVERLEANNIEVEIDRNEERLESVKAASVSALVGTLAGLPIYFSQATGSSQLILPSAITFFSCALFGVTFRYAIRRDLDNFQLKTGTAAAFGFVKGLATLDGGPPLEFETGSFFSHALSGAIYVSENLLVFIFAAVALDFCYKIRVLSPFPIRRSASETNRSFIKQIGSTYLCFHQVD; encoded by the exons ATGGCCGCCACCGCGAATCCCGCCCTGCTCTCGTATCGAAACCCAAAATCTCTCTTCTCAAGCACAACTAAACGCGACTCGGCATCCCCACCAAGTCGGACCAAAATCTCCGGCGGCGGTGGCGGCGGCAGGCCATCCGCGACTGTGAAATGCGCCAACAACCCGGAACAGGGAGAAGCAGGCGGCGGCGGCAGCCTGAAGGAGGTTCTGGCGGGAATGGTGGACGACCGAGTGGAGCAACTGTTGAACAGAGAAGAGAACAGGGTTTTGCTGGATGATTTGGAGAAGGCGAGCGACAGAGTGGAGGCGGCCAAGAGAGAATTGGCGGAGATCCAAAGACAGGAATCGGAAGCCAAGCAGATTAGGGATTATATCAACCAGCTCGAATCCAGAACTTCTCAg ATAGCGGAATGTCAGAGGGAAATATCAGAAGCAAGAGCAATGGTGGAAGAGGCAGAGCGCTCTCTGGATATTGATGGGGTTGAACGCCTAGAAGCTAACAATATTGAGGTCGAGATTGACCGAAATGAAGAAAGGTTAGAGTCTGTAAAGGCAGCTTCTGTTTCGGCCTTAGTCGGCACTCTTGCAGGTCTCCCGATTTACTTCAGTCAAGCAACCGGCAGTTCTCAGCTCATTCTCCCTTCTGCAATCACCTTCTTTAGCTGCGCATTATTTGGGGTAACTTTCCGCTATGCGATAAGAAGAGACTTGGACAATTTTCAGCTGAAAACTGGGACTGCTGCAGCTTTTGGCTTTGTGAAAG GTCTTGCTACACTGGATGGCGGTCCGCCTTTGGAATTTGAAACTGGGAGCTTCTTCTCACATGCTCTGAGTGGTGCTATTTATGTGTCTGAGAATCTTTTAGTCTTCATCTTTGCTGCTGTTGCCTTGGATTTCTGTTACAAGATTAGGGTTCTAAGCCCTTTTCCTATAAGAAGATCAGCTTCGGAGACTAATAGAAG
- the LOC127812454 gene encoding uncharacterized protein LOC127812454 isoform X2 translates to MAATANPALLSYRNPKSLFSSTTKRDSASPPSRTKISGGGGGGRPSATVKCANNPEQGEAGGGGSLKEVLAGMVDDRVEQLLNREENRVLLDDLEKASDRVEAAKRELAEIQRQESEAKQIRDYINQLESRTSQIAECQREISEARAMVEEAERSLDIDGVERLEANNIEVEIDRNEERLESVKAASVSALVGTLAGLPIYFSQATGSSQLILPSAITFFSCALFGVTFRYAIRRDLDNFQLKTGTAAAFGFVKGLATLDGGPPLEFETGSFFSHALSGAIYVSENLLVFIFAAVALDFCYKIRVLSPFPIRRSASETNRRFAGKGLHRCHKEHGRYIKPKWHRRFHFNYGKDETPEIRASILEWYELD, encoded by the exons ATGGCCGCCACCGCGAATCCCGCCCTGCTCTCGTATCGAAACCCAAAATCTCTCTTCTCAAGCACAACTAAACGCGACTCGGCATCCCCACCAAGTCGGACCAAAATCTCCGGCGGCGGTGGCGGCGGCAGGCCATCCGCGACTGTGAAATGCGCCAACAACCCGGAACAGGGAGAAGCAGGCGGCGGCGGCAGCCTGAAGGAGGTTCTGGCGGGAATGGTGGACGACCGAGTGGAGCAACTGTTGAACAGAGAAGAGAACAGGGTTTTGCTGGATGATTTGGAGAAGGCGAGCGACAGAGTGGAGGCGGCCAAGAGAGAATTGGCGGAGATCCAAAGACAGGAATCGGAAGCCAAGCAGATTAGGGATTATATCAACCAGCTCGAATCCAGAACTTCTCAg ATAGCGGAATGTCAGAGGGAAATATCAGAAGCAAGAGCAATGGTGGAAGAGGCAGAGCGCTCTCTGGATATTGATGGGGTTGAACGCCTAGAAGCTAACAATATTGAGGTCGAGATTGACCGAAATGAAGAAAGGTTAGAGTCTGTAAAGGCAGCTTCTGTTTCGGCCTTAGTCGGCACTCTTGCAGGTCTCCCGATTTACTTCAGTCAAGCAACCGGCAGTTCTCAGCTCATTCTCCCTTCTGCAATCACCTTCTTTAGCTGCGCATTATTTGGGGTAACTTTCCGCTATGCGATAAGAAGAGACTTGGACAATTTTCAGCTGAAAACTGGGACTGCTGCAGCTTTTGGCTTTGTGAAAG GTCTTGCTACACTGGATGGCGGTCCGCCTTTGGAATTTGAAACTGGGAGCTTCTTCTCACATGCTCTGAGTGGTGCTATTTATGTGTCTGAGAATCTTTTAGTCTTCATCTTTGCTGCTGTTGCCTTGGATTTCTGTTACAAGATTAGGGTTCTAAGCCCTTTTCCTATAAGAAGATCAGCTTCGGAGACTAATAGAAG GTTTGCGGGCAAGGGGCTACATCGTTGCCACAAAGAACATGGCAGATACATAAAACCTAAATGGCATAGAAGATTTCATTTCAATTATGGCAAAGACGAGACCCCAGAAATTAGGGCTTCTATACTAGAGTGGTATGAGCTTGATTAG